GTTGAAAACTATGCAGCTAAACGAGGCTATTCGATGGATGAAGTTCTCACCATTGGCGACTCGCTCAATGATCGCTCCATGCTACAAATGGCTGGCCATAGCTATGCAATGGCTAATGCCTCAGCAGAAGTTAAAGCCATGGCTAAGGAAATTGCTCCCTCACACCGGGAAGACGGTGTTGCTTGGGTCATAGAGCAAATCTTAGCCAACTAATATCCAATCAGCAATTATCTAAATCGTGCTAGTGAGAAATATTCCACTAGCACTTTTTGTATACAAAATTCGATACGCCCTTACAATTACATTGCGATTGAAAATCGCAAAACCGCTTACACGATCTCCACTGCAAAAATATACTATTCCTCACCAATACAATTTGATAAAGAAGCAAAAAACATGGTGTAGATGAGATGCTCCTCACTAACACCATGTTTTATCGCTTTATAAAAAGCAGAAGGCTTGCACCCTCTGCTTTCTAAATGATCTAAAATTATTTTAATTCTGCAGATCCGCCAGCTTCTTCGATAGCTGCTTTCAATGCTTCTGCATCTTCTTTCGCTAAACCTTCTTTGATTACTTTAGGTGCGCCGTCAACTAATTCTTTAGCTTCTTTCAAGCCAAGACCAGTTGCTTCACGAACAGCTTTGATAACTTGAATCTTAGCTGAACCAGCAGCAGTTAATTCTACGTCAAATTCAGTTTTCTCTTCAGCAGCAGCGCCACCTTCAGCAGGACCAGCTGCAGCTACAGCTACAGGAGCAGCAGCAGAAACGCCGAATTCTTCTTCGATTGCTTCTACTAATTCGTTTAATTCAACAACTGTTGAGTTTTTAATATCTTCAATAATTTGTTCAATGTTTAAAGCCATTTTATGATTCCTCCATAAATTTTAATTTAGTTTAATAGTAAATTTGCCTTAAGCGGCACCTTTTTGATCTGAAACTGCTTTTAGCGCATAAGCCATTTTTCTGGCTGGGTTCGCTTGTGAAAGTACAGATGCTGTATTGCGCATTGGAGCTTCCAATACAGAAAGCAGCATAGATAGTAAACCTTCGCGGCTTGGTAGTTTGGCAACCGTTTCGATTTCTTCGATTGAAGAAACTTGACCTTCAATGATTCCACCTTTAATTTCTAAAGCTTCGAAATCTTTGGCTGCATCTACTAAGATTTTCGCTGGAGCTACTACATCATCTTCACTGATACAAATCGCAGTTGGTCCTGCAAAGACTTCATCTAAGCCTTCTAAACCAACATGATCTGCAGCACGACGTAAAATAGAGTTCTTAACAACTTTCATTTGCACGCCATTGTCACGCAAGTTTTTACGTAACTCAGTTACTTCAGCAACGTTCAACCCTAAATAATCGATAATCACGATTGAAGCTGAATTCTCGAAGCTTTCCGCAACGGCTTGCATTTCTGCTTGTTTTTCTTCACGACTTACTACTCGTCTAACCAATCAATTCACCTCCGTCAACTTCGATAAGATAGAGATTTTTATATATTAATATAAAAAAACCCTATGTCACCCAAGACATAGAGATAGCTTCCTCAAATAAACGGGAACTTCCTCGGTAAGAAATTAAGGCTGATGCCACTTACTGTCTTCGGTCGTTTAACACGCCAACTATTGTAGCGCATTGCTTTTATGTTTGTCAATAGTTTTTTTGGGAAATTAAACTAATGCGTTTGGTGCATCTACTTTAATCCCAGGGCCAAATGTTGTTGTCAACGTTAAACTTTGAATGTAGTTACCCTTAGCTGAAGCTGGACGTAAACGTAAAATTTGCTCGTGAAGTGCTTTGAAGTTTTCGATTAATTTATCGTCTTCGAAAGATACTTTACCGATTGGAACGTTCACAATACCTGCTTTATCAGCACGGTAGTTCACTTGACCTGCTTTGATGTCGTTTACTGCTTTAGTTACATCTTGTGTAACTGTACCAGTTTTCGGGTTAGGCATTAAACCTTTAGGTCCTAAGACGCGTCCTAGACGACCTACTTGACCCATCATGTCTGGTGTAGCAACCATAACGTCGAATTCTAACCAACCATCATTAATCTTTTCGATTAAATCAGCATCGCCAACATAGTCAGCACCAGCTGCTTTCGCTTCTTCAGCTTTCTCACCTGCTGCGATAACAACAACAGTTTGAGTTTTACCTGTTCCGTTTGGTAATACCATCGCACCACGGATTTGTTGGTCAGCTTTTGTTACATCAATATTTAAGTTATATGATACTTCAACTGTTGCATCAAAGTTTGCAAAGTCGATTTCTTTAGCCAAAGCAACTGCTTCACTTGGGCTATATTCTTTTGTACGATCTACTTTTTCTAAAGCAGCTTGAAATTTTTTGCCTTTTTTAGCCATCTTTATTTCCTCCTATATTTGTGGTAATAACGGTTCATCCTCCCACACCCGATAGAAACGGGTCTGTGGAAGCTGCCGCGTTTAGCCTTCGACAGTAATACCCATTGAACGAGCAGTACCTTCAACCATACGCATTGCAGCTTCTACATCGGCTGCATTTAAATCATCCATTTTAGTTTCAGCGATCTCGCGAACTTGGTCACGTGTAACTGAAGCTACTTTATTTTTATTTGGTTCTCCAGAAGCTTTTTGGATACCTGCTGCTTGTTTTAATAAGAATGGTGCAGGTGGTGTCTTTGTAACGAAACTGAATGAACGGTCTTCGTATACATCGATAACAACTGGAATAATCATTCCTTGCTTATCTGCTGTTTTTTCGTTGAATTCTTTCGTAAATGCAACGATATTTACCCCAGCTTGCCCTAGTGCAGGACCTACTGGAGGAGCTGGACTTGCTTGTCCGGCAGGAATTTGTAATTTGACTTGGTCGATAACTTTTTTAGCCACGAAACATTCCTCCTTAAATTTTTTCGTTCGTGATGTGGTTTGCGGAGTATCAATGTTTAGCTCCTCCCACTCATTGTGTGTACTTGCACACCCGGGCATTATAGCACAGCGATTTGAGGCTGGCAAGTATTTTTTAAATTCTTAGGGTACGTTTAACCCGATTCACTTCCCAATAGCCCATATTATTAGGTGTGTCCGTGTCCAATTTACGAAGTGATGCCATATCTGCTTCATCTAATTCGAAATCAAAGACATTGAAATTTTCTTCAATCCGCTCGCGGTGGACACTCTTAGGTATAACAATTCGGTCTAATTGCAATAGATATCTCAAACCTACTTGACTATTTGTTTTCTGATGTTTTTCTGCTATTTCAGCAATGATTGGATGTTTGAAGAAGTTATGGGCGCCTTGAGCAAGCGGGCCCCAAGCTTCCATCTTTGTGGCATAAGTTTCCATTAAAGAAGCTAGTTCAGCTTGCTGATAGAAGACATGATTTTCGACTTGATTAATGTGGGGGACGATATCCACATGGCTGACAAAATCTAAATAACGTGCAAGATAGAAATTACTGATGCCAATCGCACGAATCAGACCTTCCCGGTACAACTTCTCCAAAGCTCGATAAGCGCCGTAATAATCACCGTACGGATGGTGTAGGAGGACTAGGTCTAAATAATCAACTCCCAATCGGCGCATCGATCCATAAACGGCTTGCTCTGTTTTATCTTCTGCAAAATCACTCTCCCATATTTTGGTGGCTAGAAATATATCCTCTCTGGCAACTGGGGATTTACGAATAGCTCTGCCTACTGCCTCTTCATTCTGATAATACTGGGCCGTATCAATTGAGCGATACCCTACGGCCAATGCATCCAACACAGCCTGCTCACAAGTGGCCAAGTCTTCAATACGAAAGACACCAAAACCTACTTTGGGCATCTCTACACCATTAGATAAGCGGACGTTCTCCATGTCAAACTCCTTTCTCGATATTCCTTCCTAGGCTTCTGCTTGCTTAGGTTCTGGAATAATCTGTGCTTCACCTTTAATAACCAACTTACCATCCTGATTAAAGAAATCTGTGGCAACCGTTGCAACCGTAATGCCTGCTCTTGATTTCAAATCTTTTACTTTTGCTCGGATTGTTACGGTATCACCTACATAGACCGGCGCTTTAAATTTAAAGTTCTGACTTAAATGTACCCCACCTGCTTCGCCGTTTGGATTCAGCGCAAATAAAGCCTTCGCAACATAAATCGCGGTTAGCATCCCATGGGCAATACGTCCTTTAAATTCTGTCTGCTCAGCATATGAATCATTTAAGTGCAATGGATTATAATCGCCGGATAATTCCGCAAATTGCCTCACCCGTTCATCACTAATCACTTCCGTAATCTCAGCTGTTCGGCCAATTTCATAAGTCATATCAATACCTCGTCTCTAAATTTTCTGCTTAATCATTAATATAGCATTTTGTATTCAGAATTTCATTCATTCAACGTAAAAAACACTCAAGCTTCAAATGTATTGCACTTGACCAAGATTCATTCATTTCAAGCATACCTATAAATTAAAAAATTATACGATACTTTGCTCATTTTGTATTATAAATCCAAGTCGTCATTTAAGCAATTCCTATTAAATAGGGTTACAATATAGTTAGAAAAAAAGTAGTGATTATGTCAAATAGACAAGAAAATTCATTTAATTGGTGGAGTTTGTTCCTAGGTATTCTATACATTATTGTGGGGATTGTAAGTTTTAACTACCCTGGCGAAAGTATTCTAGCTATTGTTTATGTTTATGCGATTTTAGCCATTATTCGTGGTATTATGTTAATTATCATTCGCAACCGGATTGCTGATACTTTTTTCTTTACCTCGAATGGACTGATTGTGTTCGGTATTATTGATATTCTTATCGGAGTATTGCTCTTATTCAATGTTGAAATTGGTATAATTACGATGCCTATCCTCTTCGCTATATGGTTTATCATTGACGCCATCATGCTCATAGCAAATGTTGGCCCAATCCGCCATATTTCAACCGGGAAGTATTGGCTCTTAATTATACTTGGTGTTATCGGTGTAATCATCGGTTTCTATCTACTCTTCAACCCGATAGCAACCTTAGCCATGTTCCCAATTATGGTAGGTATTTACTTCATTGCCATGGGCGTTGCTACAATCATTGCTGTATTCTAGTATTAGTCTCATTCATCAAAAAGCTCGAAATTTCTTTAACGGAAATTTCGAGCTTTTTGGGATTAATCTTGTCCTCTAAGCGCATCAATGACTGCTTCAACAATTGCTTGAGAAGTGGCTGTTGCACCTGAGACGGTATCTATATCTAATCGGTTTTGTGTAGCGATTGCTTCTGGAATCTCTAAGAGTGCCTCAGAAGCTATTTCTGTGGATTCCTCATGGTCAATTACTTCGACTTGAGCAATCCTGCCCCCTTTAACCGTCACTATCACGGTCAATTCGCCCTTGTAGCCTTCAGCTTGACCTTTGTATGAACCATCTGGCATATCAATGACTCGGATTACTTCTGTATCGGATTTACTCTCGTCTGCCCCAGACTCAATTTCTGCCTCACTCGAGTCATCCGACAACGAACTTTCAGCTACTTCTTCAGATGATTCAAGGGATTGATTCGCATCATTGGTTGTCTCATCCTGTTCCTTTTCTTCCTTTAGGGCACTTGTACTGGTTGCTTCCTTGTTGTCTAACTCACACTCATCACTGATAGACGTATTTGCTACCGAACTTTCCACTGGGTTCTCACTCACTGGCGGGGCTTCTGCGGGTAAGGTTTCTAAATACGTTGACATAAGCGCATCGTTCACTGCCATTATGACAGCATTAGATGTCTGCGTTGCTCCTGTTATTGTATCAACTTTGGTTGAATTTGCATCTAAGATAGCTTGGATTACATCTTCAAATACTTGAGTTATATTGTCTGCACTTTCCTGATGTTCAATCACATCAATAGCAGTCATGTCACCTTGATCCACCTCTACCTCTACAGTCACATCCCCATTATAACCTTCAGCGCTCCCTTTATATGTCCCACTAATGTCTTTAGGCAAAGCCAAGGTTGCGGTGGTGTTCGGTCTAACGTCTTCAGCTTCAAGCTCGAGAACTTTTGGCATCTGGCCGCTTAAAGCGTTATTGACGGCGTGAATGACAGCTTCTGACGTAAGGGTCGCTCCTGATACTGTGTCAACCTCAGTCGTATTGGTATCCACAATTACTTGGGTCACTTCCTCCATTGCCCTTTGAGCAGCTTCTGAATCATCTTTGGCTTCCGTAAT
This region of Suicoccus acidiformans genomic DNA includes:
- the rplL gene encoding 50S ribosomal protein L7/L12 codes for the protein MALNIEQIIEDIKNSTVVELNELVEAIEEEFGVSAAAPVAVAAAGPAEGGAAAEEKTEFDVELTAAGSAKIQVIKAVREATGLGLKEAKELVDGAPKVIKEGLAKEDAEALKAAIEEAGGSAELK
- the rplJ gene encoding 50S ribosomal protein L10, with protein sequence MVRRVVSREEKQAEMQAVAESFENSASIVIIDYLGLNVAEVTELRKNLRDNGVQMKVVKNSILRRAADHVGLEGLDEVFAGPTAICISEDDVVAPAKILVDAAKDFEALEIKGGIIEGQVSSIEEIETVAKLPSREGLLSMLLSVLEAPMRNTASVLSQANPARKMAYALKAVSDQKGAA
- the rplA gene encoding 50S ribosomal protein L1, with the translated sequence MAKKGKKFQAALEKVDRTKEYSPSEAVALAKEIDFANFDATVEVSYNLNIDVTKADQQIRGAMVLPNGTGKTQTVVVIAAGEKAEEAKAAGADYVGDADLIEKINDGWLEFDVMVATPDMMGQVGRLGRVLGPKGLMPNPKTGTVTQDVTKAVNDIKAGQVNYRADKAGIVNVPIGKVSFEDDKLIENFKALHEQILRLRPASAKGNYIQSLTLTTTFGPGIKVDAPNALV
- the rplK gene encoding 50S ribosomal protein L11, coding for MAKKVIDQVKLQIPAGQASPAPPVGPALGQAGVNIVAFTKEFNEKTADKQGMIIPVVIDVYEDRSFSFVTKTPPAPFLLKQAAGIQKASGEPNKNKVASVTRDQVREIAETKMDDLNAADVEAAMRMVEGTARSMGITVEG
- a CDS encoding aldo/keto reductase, which codes for MENVRLSNGVEMPKVGFGVFRIEDLATCEQAVLDALAVGYRSIDTAQYYQNEEAVGRAIRKSPVAREDIFLATKIWESDFAEDKTEQAVYGSMRRLGVDYLDLVLLHHPYGDYYGAYRALEKLYREGLIRAIGISNFYLARYLDFVSHVDIVPHINQVENHVFYQQAELASLMETYATKMEAWGPLAQGAHNFFKHPIIAEIAEKHQKTNSQVGLRYLLQLDRIVIPKSVHRERIEENFNVFDFELDEADMASLRKLDTDTPNNMGYWEVNRVKRTLRI
- a CDS encoding MaoC family dehydratase, producing the protein MTYEIGRTAEITEVISDERVRQFAELSGDYNPLHLNDSYAEQTEFKGRIAHGMLTAIYVAKALFALNPNGEAGGVHLSQNFKFKAPVYVGDTVTIRAKVKDLKSRAGITVATVATDFFNQDGKLVIKGEAQIIPEPKQAEA
- a CDS encoding HdeD family acid-resistance protein, whose amino-acid sequence is MSNRQENSFNWWSLFLGILYIIVGIVSFNYPGESILAIVYVYAILAIIRGIMLIIIRNRIADTFFFTSNGLIVFGIIDILIGVLLLFNVEIGIITMPILFAIWFIIDAIMLIANVGPIRHISTGKYWLLIILGVIGVIIGFYLLFNPIATLAMFPIMVGIYFIAMGVATIIAVF
- a CDS encoding FMN-binding protein, whose translation is MNDRLKYLLKLMMICLVVWMTTLFLFADEIIFVRSTENNESMLEEIPSKHLANGVYVGTAEGYQGELTAEVSLNEGVIAGIEITEAKDDSEAAQRAMEEVTQVIVDTNTTEVDTVSGATLTSEAVIHAVNNALSGQMPKVLELEAEDVRPNTTATLALPKDISGTYKGSAEGYNGDVTVEVEVDQGDMTAIDVIEHQESADNITQVFEDVIQAILDANSTKVDTITGATQTSNAVIMAVNDALMSTYLETLPAEAPPVSENPVESSVANTSISDECELDNKEATSTSALKEEKEQDETTNDANQSLESSEEVAESSLSDDSSEAEIESGADESKSDTEVIRVIDMPDGSYKGQAEGYKGELTVIVTVKGGRIAQVEVIDHEESTEIASEALLEIPEAIATQNRLDIDTVSGATATSQAIVEAVIDALRGQD